A DNA window from bacterium contains the following coding sequences:
- a CDS encoding TIGR03790 family protein, translated as MLNGLRQWMTGTWFDNAWRVPQSLLTPRKALTRQYATDAPSHKLDLEVKGGGYYTTYEKRPDATDTGLSRHNILVLVNNTDMSRSVADYYMSARRIPAVNMLSVDVDQYSTDDTAYMSEEDAEVLWGLIEAHIDDNDLDIRCLLLMPDFVLGVGTLLDSTALEQWLSKRSGGGYLGQSNPYFLATHEETPVAPVEQLQLTEVKHYTASLQATTGLNGCNGMILACRLDGPNETIIKGLIDKAIAADGTGLPGTWYFDWWGDDPTNEFNDVYRVWDAEQLGNLGNWDPPATVGEDLGRTVVQQTTGTTRMWEFTDGDAGFYIGWYTWPPPAPIPTSRAWADGAIGIEINSSGMKAKDPAWRFAMKDAGSYAGKMLSEGITATCGAIAEPSTAGFPEMKGFLQGLLAGLTLVEAYSMTTIHIASWRVVWIGDPLYRPFGV; from the coding sequence ATGCTGAACGGACTCAGACAATGGATGACCGGAACGTGGTTCGACAACGCCTGGCGTGTCCCTCAGAGCCTGTTGACGCCACGGAAGGCCCTGACGCGCCAGTATGCGACGGACGCGCCAAGCCACAAGCTCGATCTCGAAGTGAAGGGGGGCGGATACTACACAACCTACGAAAAGCGCCCCGATGCGACCGACACCGGCCTGTCGCGGCACAACATTCTCGTGCTGGTGAACAACACAGACATGTCCCGTAGCGTAGCCGACTATTACATGTCGGCGCGGCGCATCCCTGCCGTCAACATGCTGAGCGTGGACGTAGACCAGTACTCGACCGACGACACGGCCTACATGAGCGAGGAGGACGCCGAAGTCCTGTGGGGTCTCATCGAGGCGCACATCGACGACAACGATCTGGACATCCGCTGCCTGTTGCTGATGCCGGATTTCGTCCTGGGCGTCGGGACGCTGCTTGACTCGACCGCCTTGGAACAGTGGTTGTCGAAGCGGTCAGGCGGCGGCTATCTCGGACAGAGCAACCCGTACTTTCTGGCGACGCACGAAGAAACTCCCGTAGCGCCAGTCGAGCAGTTGCAGTTGACCGAAGTCAAGCATTACACCGCCTCACTTCAGGCGACGACCGGGTTGAACGGGTGCAACGGCATGATCTTGGCTTGCAGACTCGACGGTCCCAATGAGACGATCATCAAGGGGCTCATCGACAAGGCGATAGCGGCGGACGGAACGGGATTGCCGGGCACGTGGTATTTCGACTGGTGGGGTGATGACCCGACGAATGAGTTCAACGATGTGTACCGCGTCTGGGACGCGGAGCAATTGGGCAACCTCGGAAACTGGGACCCGCCCGCGACGGTCGGCGAGGACCTCGGTCGGACCGTAGTTCAGCAGACGACCGGCACGACGCGCATGTGGGAGTTTACCGACGGCGACGCGGGATTCTACATCGGGTGGTACACGTGGCCCCCGCCTGCGCCGATACCGACGAGCAGGGCGTGGGCTGACGGGGCCATCGGCATCGAGATCAACAGTTCCGGGATGAAAGCCAAAGACCCCGCCTGGCGATTCGCGATGAAGGACGCCGGAAGCTATGCGGGCAAGATGTTGAGCGAGGGCATCACGGCGACGTGCGGGGCGATAGCCGAGCCGAGCACTGCTGGATTTCCGGAGATGAAGGGCTTTCTGCAAGGACTCCTGGCCGGGCTGACGTTGGTCGAAGCCTATTCGATGACCACAATTCACATCGCCAGTTGGAGAGTGGTCTGGATCGGCGACCCGCTTTACAGGCCGTTTGGGGTGTGA
- a CDS encoding C39 family peptidase yields MRKCLNALIVAVSFCGSLNAAPIVIEGVPAYLWYKGCAPTSAAMLVSYWQPERQGQPLISELAQRMLATPSGGVQWYRIDDVLRTYDLAVTPIIWWQGDTFVTTYRGEIDAGHPVLLSVDVTADGNEDHVILGVGYDDARYLAFNTYSMTAQWYDLKRVQSGVSYGVSRAMFVEPIPEPSVWALFGTGLLLLGLRGKR; encoded by the coding sequence ATGCGGAAATGCCTGAATGCTTTAATCGTCGCAGTATCGTTCTGTGGCAGCCTGAACGCGGCCCCTATCGTCATCGAAGGCGTCCCGGCCTATCTGTGGTACAAGGGCTGTGCGCCGACTTCGGCGGCGATGCTGGTATCGTACTGGCAACCGGAACGGCAGGGCCAACCGCTGATTTCGGAGCTTGCCCAACGGATGCTGGCGACTCCATCGGGCGGCGTGCAGTGGTATCGCATCGACGACGTGCTACGGACCTATGACCTTGCTGTGACGCCGATTATCTGGTGGCAGGGCGACACCTTCGTGACGACCTACCGGGGCGAGATAGACGCGGGGCATCCGGTGCTCCTGAGCGTGGACGTGACGGCGGACGGAAACGAAGACCACGTTATCCTGGGTGTCGGGTACGACGACGCGCGATATCTGGCATTCAACACGTATTCGATGACGGCGCAATGGTATGACCTGAAGCGCGTTCAGTCGGGAGTATCCTACGGGGTGTCGCGGGCGATGTTTGTAGAACCCATCCCCGAACCGTCCGTTTGGGCCTTGTTTGGGACCGGCTTGCTGCTTCTTGGACTGAGGGGGAAGCGATGA